DNA sequence from the Thunnus maccoyii chromosome 7, fThuMac1.1, whole genome shotgun sequence genome:
caaagagtaaaaacaataattcaCACCACGGAGCTTCAAGTCCTGTtttcagaaatcagcagacaaaaacataataaatctaGGAGTGTCAGTAGTACGATACCTGaaataattagaaaatatgaatccagcttCTGACGatgtgtcatcagagcagcgctgtactgtgacagaaataaagagggaatgctttgacaggaagttagatgctaaaaagcAAAGTGGTCAGTGATGGGAGGCGGTCAACAGATTTGACAGTCAAAAACATATTAGCCAAGAGAATTTATATCCTGCAGTACGTGATGTTACACTTTCAGGTGCAACAGAAGGTGATACTGGACGAAGACCTGCTTAAACTATTCTGAaccttttaaatgcatttaaccAGGTTGaatgcatttaaaagaaatCCTTTATCAGATGAACtacagaattaaaaataaagaattgtcGGTGTGTCATTGTGTCTTTACAAGTGTCAGTTTAATGTGGTTGGttgttcattttattgtctTGTGTTTCAACGTTTCCTTTGCTACAAGTCAGTTTCTCTGTTAATGACAAAGTTGTCTTTGATCTTCTCCGTGTGTTTGTGCAGACTTCTCCCATGAAGCCTGTAGAGATAAAGAGCCAAAGTTCAGGCACACGCATGGACCCCAAGATCTGCTCCGGGGACCCCAACTTTATTGGCTTCATCAACAACAATGACATTTGGGTGACCAGCATCGAGACGGGTGAAGAGAGGAGGCTCACCTTCTGCCATAAAGGTCAGAATCAGAGCAGACAGACGCACCGCGGTACCTGAGGAATTTTTTGTCCACTGTGTTTGactatttctgtgttttcattgtagGTATTGATAACCCAAAAGAGGATCCTAAATCTGCTGGAGTCGCCACTTTTGTCTCTCAGGAAGAATTTGATCGGTTCACTGGATACTGGTGGTCACCAGCTGCTCAAGAAGGTGAGTGAAGAACACACAAGTAACGCATTGTTGTCCCAGTTTGCTTTGCAAGGAGGCCAATTATCAACAACAAACATCATAATTATAATATCAGTAGTTTTCAAATGAAGATTGGTCATTTATTAGattcataaaacaataaattattaatatgagACTTATAAAAGTttacaaaatgctttaaaaaataattgtgatacTTACTTGCGTACAGTGTTCTTTGACTGGTTTTACTGGTCTTTAGCTTGTTTCTGACTGGTTTTGCTGATATTCTCTTCGCGGCTCAGACTCAGACGGTGGTAAAACTCTGCAGATTCTGTACGAGGAGGTCGACGAGTCTGAGGTTGAGATCATCCATGTCCCATCTCCAGCGCTAGAGGAGCGTAAGACAGATGTCTATCGATACCCACGTGCAGGTACACACATGCTGAaaagatttatatttattatatatatctttgatgcattgttttttttgtgatctgttttatttcttttgataaAAAGCATTTAACAACTGGCATGTTCATTAAAAACTCTGAGGTTTAGGTTTATATGTTGGTACGTAACTTGAGTTTCATTCATTTCCAGGCAGCAAGAATCCTGATATCACTCTGAAAATAGCAGAAATCAAGACAGACAATCTCGGCAAAGTGAGTTCCACAAATCTTCCTAATTCCTTTTTCTTGAGAACAGAACATTATTAACCAGAAAGTTCTTCAGAAAGATGTTCAGAGATCAGTCCGATGTTGTTTCTCCCTCAGATTGTCAGCACACAGGAGAAGGAGCTGCCTGTGCCCTTCTCCAGCCTGTTCCCCGGAGCCGAATACATCACCAGAGCTGGATGGACAAAGGATGGCCGATAGTGAGTTTCtttacatggaaaaaaaaaaaaaatcctgtgaTTTGAAAAACACAACCTGTAGCTTTTAAACCTCAACACGCTCCAGATTCTTCAAAACCTAGAAATCAGGTAACATGGTTCACACAAGCCAcaactcttcctctctgtctccgtCAGCGCGTGGGCAGTCATGATGGACCGACGGCAGCAGCGTCTCCAGCTGGTCCTGCTGCCTCCGGCGCTTTTCATCCCCGCACAACAAGACGAGGCCAGCAGGCAGAAGAGCCTGGAGGCCCTCGGAGACACGGTCCAGCCCTTCATCATCTACCAAGAGACCAGTGACATCTGGATCAATGTGAGCAGGCACTGCCAAAATAAGACGGATTGAAGTCCAAAATCTGaaatgtggggggaaaaaaaaaacatgccgCCCGTTTGTTTGTCCTGCAGGTCCATGATATctttcatccattcatccaaaCCAGTGATGAGGAGATCACCTTCATCACAGTAAATGAATCCAAAACAGGCTTCTGCCACCTGTATAAGATCACATCAGTGTTACAGCGAGGCAGCTACAACTGGGCAGGAGGCTACACACACTCTGAAGGTATTAATACTATGTGGTGTCACACATTCAGggttgaaataaaatataaaatacaaaaattgtTTAACTAAATTATGCCAACTTGTTGAGGAAGCACATTTACAGCATGATTTGAGTTTTCCTCATTCATCTTATatattttccaacattttaatgacagttctgtttttacatttatgagtcacagggttattttttttgtttaaaatgaggtttactttttttatttattgaggatttcattttattttcagttaggtttctgtttacttttgtttaagttttagttttcatttaatATGTCCCTGATCTGCCATATTTAAGGTGTTAATACCACTTACTGgtcattgtgttttcatcattttaggAATTGTGTAGACTCGATGCACTGGAGGTACCTTGTATTTTCTATGTGCAGCTATATTCTACATTTGAGCCGAagacaaatttaaaataataaagtatatcttattttatttaaaatgattcatgCAATGACTGCAGtagacatttgtttttgttgtttcatgtgtgtggagggaaaaaaagccaCCTGATCTATCAGTTAATCTACTTATATGAcaccttctctcttctctcaccaGATGATTTTAAGTGTCcagtgaaggaggaggtgaCGATAACCAGTGGGGACTGGGAGGTGTTGGCCAATCATGGAGCAAAGGTAAAGCCTGACTTTATATCTGTTAAGGTTGCCGATATTTAACTAGAGCAGCACGAATAAACCACCAAAACCACTCACCagtaaactgtgttttaaattaCATCTGAGATGCTGCTTGACGACcacacacagtatattttaatatgtttatcaGGTCACTAACATGAGCAGAGTCGGCGGTTCATGGGTTTGTTTTTCAGAGCTACTACAAAAAGAAGTGAAGTTATAAGGTGTTAATAATTTGGAAAATGTACATAAGACTACATATTTTCTGTGACTTAAGCCTCCATTAAGAGTCTGCTAAATGAATTGTTTTTAGGTACCATATGTGTATAATCCagactgtaataataataataattaaaaagtaCAAAGTGAAACAGAAAAGCACCATTGAAGGAACAGTAAAGACGATGtagtaaaaacaaattaagaaaggAATCAGACACCAATTTCAAAATAAGATGTAGCAAACAAGAAGTACCAACAGATTTTCTTGTTCTATGGTGTTTGGTGCAGCGTTCGTCCAGTCCTCAGATTTGGGTGGATGAGACGGCGAAGCTGGTTTACTTCCAGGGAACGAAGGATTCTCCTCTTGAGCATCACCTGTACGTGGTGAGCTACGACGCGCCGGGTGAAATCGTCCGACTCACCAAACCTGGCTTCTCCCACAGCTGCTCCGTGAGCCaggtataaacacacacacacacacgcgcgcaaCTGAGTGGATATTAGTGtagttttgctcttttttttcttttttaatcgGTGCTGTTATTCAGaggagtgtgtttttttttttaatttaaacttcTCAAACAACAAGCTGCTTAGGAAAATTCATACGATGTTATTTcagatttctctctttttttttttgacattaaaaattaattttgctTATTTTATAAGTCTGTTTCTCTTCAGTTAAAACAGTGCATCAAAGGTTTTCCACACCTGTTTCTAAACTTTacttaaaaacactgaatatccGCATAAAATATTATCCACTGACACCACAGATAGAAATATTCTGGTATTAGTATCAGCTTTCAGAGCGACCTCATGGATTTATCTCAAATTAAACCAAACGGCAGCAGTGTgaacacacagtgtgtgtttgttttcatctgaaatgttttattgttggtgAGGTTTTGTTTAATCTTCCTCTATCTTGTGTCTCCCTCCACACAGACCTTTGACATGTTTATCAGCCATTACAGCAGTTTGACCACCGCACCCTGCGTGCACATCTACAAACTGATGGGCTCCGACAGCGACCCGCTGCACAGAGAGCCTCAGTTCTGGGCCAGCATGATGGAATCTTCTGGTACTGAAACCGCTTGTTTTTGACAGATAAAACATCGTCTTTTTCACGTTTGCTTGGCTTGAGTACATTTCACCTTCTGGTTTTGGATGACGTGACTCTGAGATGTGATTGTGTGCGCGCCGGGTTAGTCAAGAGATTCTTTTCTTATGTGCCTGCTGTTTGTCTCCAGGTTTCCCATTCGACTATACTCCTCCAGAGATCTTTAGCTTCACAGGGAAGTCGGGCTTCGAGCTGTACGGCATGTTGTACAAACCACATGACCTCGTCCCCGGCAGGAAGCATCCCACTGTTGTCTTTGTTTACGGCGGTCCTCAGGTTTGATCTCCTCCAATATCACATTAGACTCATGCTGTATAGGCCTAGAAGCTACAGAGGAAAGAAGgacctcttatgttttataaaagcaaaaactctgttttcaggcattttaaacatttagcGGAACGCGTATCTGCAACTGTGATGATATTAGAGGAACAGACAGTAAATTTAAACTTTGTTCTTATGTTGGTGAGAATCAGAAATATTTCTTCACATCATTATTCATTGCTATaaacatgttcattttcttCCAGGTTCAGTTAGTGAATAACTCATATAAAGGTGTGAAGTACCTGCGGCTGAGCACGCTGGCGTCTCTGGGCTACGCCGTGCTGGTCATCGATGGGCGGGGCTCCTGTCAGCGAGGACTTAAGTTTGAAGGAGCTGTGAAGGACAAAATGGTATTTATCACATAAATCATCAGTCAGCTTCAGATCCTGAGAGTACAGAACACACGAACATCTTTCATGTCCAGCTGCTCAGTCCAGAAAATTATAGATACTCACTGCTTCACAAGAACTCGCAACActgtaaaataatcatttttaaaaatgtttttctttattacaTTTAGACAACATTTCAAGCCCAGATCGGCTCTTGTTATGGATGATTTGGGCTCGAAACGTTTGTACTCTT
Encoded proteins:
- the LOC121900861 gene encoding dipeptidyl peptidase 9-like, whose translation is MHRVKRLKIEDKTEDGQDSVREALAGMMGVDELSDSTEVVEMEDVNPSHFQVEKHTWDGLRKIIHNSRKNTGVVINKAPHDFHFVPKDETSPHSHRIFYLGMPYASRENSLLYSDIPKKIRKDALLVLSWKQMLDHFQASPHHGGFSREEELLRERKRLGVSGITSYDYHQPSGLFLFQANSSLYYCRDGGNNTFTTSPMKPVEIKSQSSGTRMDPKICSGDPNFIGFINNNDIWVTSIETGEERRLTFCHKGIDNPKEDPKSAGVATFVSQEEFDRFTGYWWSPAAQEDSDGGKTLQILYEEVDESEVEIIHVPSPALEERKTDVYRYPRAGSKNPDITLKIAEIKTDNLGKIVSTQEKELPVPFSSLFPGAEYITRAGWTKDGRYAWAVMMDRRQQRLQLVLLPPALFIPAQQDEASRQKSLEALGDTVQPFIIYQETSDIWINVHDIFHPFIQTSDEEITFITVNESKTGFCHLYKITSVLQRGSYNWAGGYTHSEDDFKCPVKEEVTITSGDWEVLANHGAKRSSSPQIWVDETAKLVYFQGTKDSPLEHHLYVVSYDAPGEIVRLTKPGFSHSCSVSQTFDMFISHYSSLTTAPCVHIYKLMGSDSDPLHREPQFWASMMESSGFPFDYTPPEIFSFTGKSGFELYGMLYKPHDLVPGRKHPTVVFVYGGPQVQLVNNSYKGVKYLRLSTLASLGYAVLVIDGRGSCQRGLKFEGAVKDKMGQVEIDDQVEGLHYVAEKYKFVDLNRVAIHGWSYGGFLSLMGLIHKPDIFKVAIAGAPVTLWMAYDTGYTERYLDTPENNQKGYEACSVALHVDKLPNEPNRLLILHGFLDENVHFFHTNFLVSQLIRAGKPYSLQVYPNERHSIRCPESGEHYEITLLHFLQQNL